One genomic segment of Pseudonocardia sp. T1-2H includes these proteins:
- a CDS encoding xanthine dehydrogenase family Fe-S subunit: protein MTQLDDRTASTADADARASHRPRPRAEKIPAGELAEVSMTVNGAEVTVSVPARVHLADVLREHLGLTGTHLGCEHGVCGMCTVLVDGDAARACLLFAVQCDGAEIVTVEGLGTAEEQHPLQQAFSAHHGLQCGFCTPGMLMSSYDLLANPPGETEEELPEQMSGVLCRCTGYRGILAAVSDVAEAYPDGPPAPGNCGARTLVGRGGGRGPAGSADDEGVETGPALPTEVRIPVGAPSATVSVTSALSSPIDDVWPVLEDFDQLARCLPGAQLVEVLGDDRYRGRATIALGPVKLSFEGLAQVVEHDRDDHRMKVLAQGADKSGSATQAVITLAAVPDEGAEGGTRLQADAQLYLSGRIAQFGRALAGDVSRRMFEQFADAVDETARTGTAPEVGSGPSPVAIATAALRDAVGRGLRSARARIREAVRRRRERR, encoded by the coding sequence ATGACCCAGCTCGACGACCGGACCGCAAGCACGGCGGACGCGGACGCGCGCGCGTCGCACCGCCCGCGTCCGCGTGCCGAGAAGATCCCCGCCGGCGAGCTGGCCGAGGTCTCGATGACGGTCAACGGCGCCGAGGTCACCGTCTCGGTACCGGCCCGGGTGCACCTGGCGGACGTCCTGCGTGAGCACCTCGGGCTGACCGGCACCCACCTCGGGTGCGAGCACGGGGTCTGCGGGATGTGCACCGTGCTCGTCGACGGCGACGCCGCCCGCGCGTGTCTCCTGTTCGCCGTGCAGTGCGACGGAGCGGAGATCGTGACCGTCGAGGGCCTCGGCACCGCCGAGGAGCAGCACCCGCTGCAGCAGGCCTTCTCCGCGCACCACGGTCTGCAGTGCGGCTTCTGCACCCCCGGCATGCTGATGAGCAGCTACGACCTGCTCGCGAACCCGCCGGGAGAGACCGAGGAGGAGCTCCCGGAGCAGATGTCCGGGGTGCTCTGCCGGTGCACCGGCTACCGCGGCATCCTCGCGGCGGTCTCGGACGTCGCGGAGGCGTACCCGGACGGCCCGCCCGCGCCGGGAAACTGCGGCGCCCGCACCCTGGTCGGCCGGGGCGGCGGCAGGGGTCCGGCGGGCAGCGCCGACGACGAGGGCGTGGAGACCGGGCCGGCCCTGCCGACCGAGGTGCGCATCCCCGTCGGGGCGCCGTCCGCAACCGTCTCGGTGACCAGCGCGCTGTCCTCACCGATCGACGACGTGTGGCCGGTCCTCGAGGACTTCGACCAGCTCGCCCGGTGCCTGCCCGGCGCGCAGCTCGTCGAGGTGCTCGGGGACGACCGGTACCGGGGCCGGGCCACCATCGCGCTCGGGCCGGTCAAGCTGTCCTTCGAGGGCCTGGCCCAGGTCGTCGAGCATGATCGCGACGACCACCGGATGAAGGTCCTCGCCCAGGGCGCGGACAAGAGCGGCAGCGCCACCCAGGCCGTGATCACGCTGGCGGCCGTCCCCGACGAAGGGGCGGAGGGCGGGACGCGTCTGCAGGCGGACGCGCAGCTCTACCTCTCCGGCCGGATCGCCCAGTTCGGCCGGGCGCTGGCGGGCGACGTCAGCCGGCGGATGTTCGAGCAGTTCGCCGACGCCGTCGACGAGACCGCCCGGACCGGCACGGCACCCGAGGTCGGGTCCGGCCCCAGCCCGGTGGCGATCGCCACCGCGGCCCTGCGGGACGCGGTGGGCCGGGGCCTGCGTTCGGCCCGTGCCCGGATCCGCGAGGCCGTCCGCAGGCGGCGCGAGCGGCGCTGA
- a CDS encoding SDR family NAD(P)-dependent oxidoreductase, with amino-acid sequence MPRLSKLSRSIADRVVLVTGAASGMGRATAYVLADEGARVGIVDRDPEGLQKVAAELRGAGARAHAVVADVSEREAPAAAVAEIREALGPIDALVNNAGVSIHIPFTDDGFEDAWATTLAVNLTAHTRFVRAALPDLQRNRDGRIVNIASTEALGATAGIAPYTSSKHGVVGLTRSLAVELGRSGVTVNCICPGPIDTGMTARIPEADKAVFARRRTALRRYGDPEEVAHATVSLLLPAASYITGATLVVDGGLTIRNA; translated from the coding sequence GTGCCGCGACTGTCGAAGCTCAGCCGTTCCATCGCCGACCGGGTCGTCCTCGTGACCGGCGCCGCGAGCGGGATGGGCCGGGCGACCGCCTACGTCCTGGCCGACGAGGGCGCCCGCGTCGGCATCGTGGACCGGGACCCCGAGGGGCTGCAGAAGGTCGCCGCCGAGCTCCGGGGAGCGGGCGCGCGGGCGCACGCCGTCGTCGCGGACGTCTCGGAACGGGAGGCCCCCGCCGCGGCCGTCGCCGAGATCCGGGAGGCACTCGGGCCGATCGACGCGCTGGTCAACAACGCCGGCGTCAGCATCCACATCCCCTTCACCGACGACGGGTTCGAGGACGCCTGGGCGACGACGCTCGCGGTCAACCTGACCGCGCACACCCGTTTCGTCCGGGCGGCGCTCCCGGACCTGCAGCGCAACCGCGACGGCCGGATCGTGAACATCGCCTCGACCGAGGCCCTGGGCGCCACCGCGGGCATCGCGCCGTACACGAGCTCCAAGCACGGCGTCGTCGGCCTGACCCGGTCGCTCGCGGTGGAGCTCGGGAGGAGCGGCGTGACCGTCAACTGCATCTGCCCCGGCCCGATCGACACCGGCATGACCGCGCGGATCCCGGAGGCGGACAAGGCGGTCTTCGCCCGTCGCCGGACGGCGCTGCGCCGCTACGGGGACCCGGAGGAGGTCGCCCACGCGACCGTGTCCCTGCTGCTGCCCGCGGCCTCGTACATCACGGGCGCGACGCTGGTGGTCGACGGCGGTCTGACGATCCGTAACGCGTGA
- a CDS encoding glycosyltransferase, which produces MRVLVTTAPGAGHLFPLVPLAWALRSAGHDLLLATAGGGVELGPAAGLPTVDAAPGMDMGDVVRGLGARPGFTGKAVPDARAHAVALFTEVGRRLLDGVRHAADLWQPDVVLHEGMEGAGPVVAAERGLPRVEHGISPADRAGAMGASIQQGLTDAAHVPAVATIGIAPPSMAPAPDPGWTIRTVPYNGGAVVPPSVLTAPERPRVLVTMGTVAPRMGGTGAIRALIEALAAEPVEVLVALGLDPAELGPLPTSVKAHRWVPLTAALPRCSAIVHHCGAGTTLSALAAGVPQVAVPQGADQFLNADALVRRGCAVRSSTEPDELRAAVRRALSGELAATAEDLRREIGALPTPAAVAAEARCAPRRTVSRRTRRGGSTTASARTRAGARGGHATPSARTELSEGVRSRDRRSGPGPW; this is translated from the coding sequence ATGCGCGTGCTGGTCACGACCGCGCCCGGCGCGGGGCACCTGTTCCCCCTGGTACCACTGGCCTGGGCGCTCCGCTCGGCCGGGCACGACCTGCTCCTGGCGACGGCGGGCGGTGGCGTCGAGCTCGGCCCCGCGGCCGGCCTGCCGACCGTCGACGCCGCTCCGGGGATGGACATGGGCGACGTCGTCCGGGGCCTCGGCGCGCGGCCCGGCTTCACCGGGAAGGCCGTCCCCGACGCCCGCGCGCACGCCGTCGCGCTGTTCACCGAGGTCGGCAGGAGGCTGCTCGACGGCGTCCGGCACGCGGCGGACCTCTGGCAGCCGGACGTGGTGCTCCACGAGGGCATGGAGGGCGCCGGTCCGGTGGTCGCGGCCGAACGCGGCCTCCCGCGCGTCGAGCACGGGATCAGCCCGGCGGACCGGGCAGGGGCGATGGGGGCGTCGATCCAGCAGGGGCTCACGGACGCGGCCCACGTCCCCGCCGTCGCCACCATCGGGATCGCCCCGCCGAGCATGGCCCCGGCCCCCGACCCCGGTTGGACGATCCGCACGGTCCCCTACAACGGCGGTGCTGTCGTCCCACCCTCCGTGCTCACCGCGCCGGAGCGGCCCCGCGTGCTGGTCACGATGGGCACCGTCGCGCCGCGGATGGGCGGTACCGGCGCGATCCGGGCGCTGATCGAGGCCCTCGCCGCGGAGCCCGTCGAGGTGCTCGTCGCGCTCGGGCTGGACCCGGCCGAGCTCGGTCCGCTGCCCACCTCCGTCAAGGCCCACCGCTGGGTGCCCCTGACCGCGGCGCTCCCGCGGTGCTCGGCGATCGTGCACCACTGCGGGGCCGGGACGACGCTGTCCGCGCTCGCCGCGGGGGTCCCGCAGGTCGCCGTTCCGCAGGGCGCGGACCAGTTCCTCAACGCGGACGCGCTGGTGCGGCGCGGCTGCGCGGTCCGCAGCTCGACCGAGCCGGACGAGCTGCGGGCCGCCGTCCGCCGCGCGCTCTCCGGGGAGCTCGCGGCCACCGCGGAGGACCTCCGACGGGAGATCGGCGCCCTGCCGACACCGGCCGCCGTCGCCGCGGAAGCTCGGTGCGCTCCTCGGCGCACGGTGAGCAGGCGTACCCGCCGCGGCGGTTCCACTACGGCATCCGCACGCACGCGAGCCGGCGCGCGAGGAGGACACGCCACTCCGAGTGCTCGTACCGAGCTATCCGAAGGAGTACGTTCCCGAGACAGGCGGAGTGGCCCCGGACCCTGGTGA
- a CDS encoding NYN domain-containing protein produces the protein MITDDERIALFLDYENLAIGARDGLGVSPFDFGPVADALAERGRVVARRAYADWSYFDDDRRLLARAQVELIEIPQRVGGSRKNAADIKMAVDAIELAYERPFITTFAIGTGDSDFTPLVHKLREMDKRVIGIGVQSSTSALLPPACDEFLFYDRLPGVEPTQAPVVRKGRGRPVRPVIAAALTPVVPAIEPLLVTPAPPEPPAPEPVVDDPQDEEQVETGTDREVGPLVTRTLAGLQRHTDGPVLASRLKRAILRKDPTFDEADHGFRGFGELLRNLQTRGVVELAQGSAQGDPEVMFPENGSADDDAFRLLADVVSELGSPQLSGLKDKIRKRQPGFSEKSFGFNSFLSFAKAARARDLIEMEWDDDSGDYRLHVLD, from the coding sequence GTGATCACCGACGACGAGCGCATCGCGCTGTTCCTCGACTACGAGAACCTCGCGATCGGCGCGCGCGACGGGCTCGGGGTCTCGCCCTTCGACTTCGGCCCCGTCGCGGACGCCCTCGCCGAACGCGGCCGGGTCGTGGCGCGCCGCGCCTACGCGGACTGGTCCTACTTCGACGACGACCGGCGACTGCTCGCCCGCGCGCAAGTGGAGCTCATCGAGATCCCCCAGCGCGTGGGCGGCTCCCGGAAGAACGCCGCGGACATCAAGATGGCCGTCGACGCGATCGAGCTCGCCTACGAGCGCCCCTTCATCACCACGTTCGCGATCGGCACCGGGGACTCGGACTTCACCCCGCTCGTCCACAAGCTGCGCGAGATGGACAAGCGGGTGATCGGGATCGGGGTGCAGTCCTCGACGTCGGCACTGCTCCCGCCCGCCTGCGACGAGTTCCTGTTCTACGACCGGCTCCCGGGCGTCGAGCCGACCCAGGCGCCCGTCGTGCGGAAGGGCCGGGGCCGCCCGGTCCGCCCGGTGATCGCCGCCGCACTCACGCCCGTCGTCCCTGCGATCGAGCCCCTGCTGGTCACGCCTGCGCCGCCGGAACCGCCCGCCCCGGAACCGGTCGTCGACGACCCCCAGGACGAGGAGCAGGTGGAGACGGGCACGGACCGGGAGGTCGGGCCGCTCGTCACCCGCACCCTCGCGGGCCTGCAGCGGCACACCGACGGCCCGGTCCTCGCCTCCCGGCTCAAGCGCGCGATCCTCCGCAAGGATCCCACGTTCGACGAGGCGGACCATGGCTTCCGCGGGTTCGGCGAGCTGCTGCGCAACCTGCAGACCCGCGGCGTCGTCGAGCTGGCGCAGGGGTCGGCACAGGGCGACCCCGAGGTCATGTTCCCCGAGAACGGCTCCGCGGACGACGACGCGTTCCGGCTCCTCGCCGACGTCGTCAGCGAGCTGGGATCGCCGCAGCTGAGCGGGTTGAAGGACAAGATCCGTAAGCGTCAGCCGGGCTTCAGCGAGAAGAGCTTCGGCTTCAACAGCTTCCTGTCCTTCGCCAAGGCCGCCCGCGCGCGGGACCTGATCGAGATGGAGTGGGACGACGACTCCGGGGACTACCGGCTGCACGTTCTCGACTGA
- a CDS encoding helix-turn-helix transcriptional regulator — MTDEGVSTSSLLLPRPRTSHEHAPPEPAALTRVLLVSDDEPLRVLWAHGLHGLSRAVEEISTLADAYDRSREGPPPDLVVVDAGTAAAAGPEHTVTGLAQTARVVVRGTPDGQQEVQLLLRSGARGYLFAGPPPAPRAVVQPEKPAEPPPRKLRVPDVHGVDRLLSHREIEIIRCAADGETNIEIARRLRLSPLTVKSHLGRIGRRLGTGDRARLVLLALRAGVIS; from the coding sequence GTGACCGACGAGGGTGTGTCCACCTCCTCGCTGCTCCTTCCCAGACCCCGTACCTCGCACGAGCACGCCCCGCCCGAGCCTGCGGCCCTCACCCGGGTCCTGCTCGTCTCCGACGACGAGCCGCTGCGCGTCCTGTGGGCGCACGGCCTGCACGGCCTGAGCCGGGCGGTCGAGGAGATCTCCACACTGGCGGACGCCTACGACCGCAGCCGGGAGGGGCCGCCGCCGGACCTCGTGGTCGTCGACGCGGGGACAGCGGCGGCCGCGGGTCCCGAGCACACCGTGACGGGCCTCGCGCAGACCGCCCGGGTCGTCGTCCGCGGGACGCCCGACGGCCAGCAGGAGGTGCAGCTGCTGCTGCGGTCCGGTGCCCGCGGCTACCTGTTCGCCGGCCCGCCGCCGGCGCCCCGGGCGGTGGTCCAGCCGGAGAAGCCGGCGGAACCGCCGCCGCGCAAGCTGCGCGTGCCGGACGTGCACGGGGTCGACCGCCTGCTCAGCCACCGCGAGATCGAGATCATCCGGTGCGCCGCCGACGGCGAGACGAACATCGAGATCGCCCGCCGGCTGCGGCTCTCGCCGCTGACGGTGAAGAGTCATCTCGGCCGGATCGGCCGCCGGCTGGGCACCGGCGACCGCGCCCGGCTCGTCCTGCTCGCACTCCGCGCCGGCGTCATCTCCTGA
- a CDS encoding dienelactone hydrolase family protein, which produces MTRTDVTIVTTDGSASGTLHVPEGEGPWPGVLVYPDAGGARETFREMADRVAAMGYVALLPDIYYREGDWKPFDMATAFSDPEERARLMGMVHGLTQELVIRDAGDYLNFLLTRDEVTGDAVGTTGYCRGGWTSLTVAGSYPERVAAAASFHGGGLAAADDPTSPHLLAPSMRATVYVAGAENDASFDQEQFDRLEEALTSAGVPHTLLFYPAAHGFAVPDNPTYDPDAEKRHWEALAELYGTALSA; this is translated from the coding sequence ATGACACGTACCGACGTCACGATCGTCACCACGGACGGCTCCGCGTCCGGCACCCTGCACGTCCCCGAGGGCGAGGGCCCCTGGCCCGGCGTGCTCGTCTACCCGGACGCCGGCGGCGCCCGCGAGACCTTCCGCGAGATGGCCGACCGGGTGGCCGCCATGGGCTACGTCGCCCTGCTCCCGGACATCTACTACCGCGAGGGCGACTGGAAGCCCTTCGACATGGCCACCGCGTTCAGCGACCCGGAAGAGCGGGCACGGCTGATGGGGATGGTCCACGGCCTGACCCAGGAGCTGGTCATCCGCGACGCCGGGGACTACCTGAACTTCCTGCTCACCCGGGACGAGGTGACCGGCGACGCCGTCGGGACGACCGGCTACTGCCGGGGCGGCTGGACGTCGCTGACCGTGGCCGGGAGCTACCCGGAGCGGGTCGCGGCGGCGGCGTCGTTCCACGGCGGCGGGCTGGCGGCGGCGGACGACCCGACGAGCCCGCACCTGCTGGCCCCGAGCATGCGGGCGACCGTCTACGTCGCCGGCGCGGAGAACGACGCCTCGTTCGACCAGGAGCAGTTCGACCGCCTGGAGGAGGCGCTGACCAGCGCCGGTGTCCCGCACACCCTGCTGTTCTACCCGGCCGCCCACGGCTTCGCGGTGCCGGACAACCCGACCTACGACCCCGACGCCGAGAAGCGGCACTGGGAGGCACTGGCCGAGCTGTACGGCACGGCACTGTCGGCCTGA
- a CDS encoding PEP/pyruvate-binding domain-containing protein, which translates to MQTSLVVIHHRAILPSAIRRTPAKLNFAAMSPSTRTCSNVCLSSGKIEVSARTTSGERRSSRRRSFIADLAVVTVAAGSRWARTGAPPSSSGPPAGPIAECRACGSSVASTSFSRDDVDVAGGKGANLGELTRAGFPVPPGFVLTTDAYRAVVEASGIGPTILELAAGPDLAAASAAIRALFGTVKFPDAMARELRASRKALGEGPVAVRSSATAEDLAGASFAGQQDTYLDVGNGRGELLGAVRRCWASLWTERAMAYRARQGIGPADIALAVVVQEMVEADAAGVLFTANPTTGRRDEAVISAAWGLGESVANGSVTTDDTVADKKTGRVRSRTTADKAVMTVPTGRGTEERPVPAGLRSEPVLSDDQVATLTALGTRIEDHFGGPQDIEWARSGTAFRIVQSRPVTALPEPEAAPPTDWPVPDPKAIYVRASIVEQLPDPLTPLFEELIDGSVTRSLQALMTELLDAGVVRDGDVGLPTVNGYAYYRYSRAGMARIMLRSPAALPVLAGSNGEARAQVRWRERSRPAYAEVVRRWTDRPLDELTTDELMAGVVELLDAGTEYYTAVQTIIPIAASSEVVFTWFYEHLVRRPGDPPAATFLLGFDSAPIRAEKSLYDLAAWARTTPDLTRALLAGQSTEPWPEWDVRLRAHLDAHGHTLYNMDFANPVPADDPTPLLDTVRFYLGGGGADPHERQRASADRREAATAQVLARLDPLRRRTFTRLLRWAQNIAPVREDALADVGLAWPQLRRMLRELGRRLVEEKVIDDPDDVFWLRRDEVLQGRPGAVEQRKELWRGRRRATPPQVLPRGSYWERFDAVLPASSAEQTGNVLRGTGASAGQAVATARVLAGPQDLGRMRPGDVLVASITTPAWTPLFAMAAAVVTDIGGPLSHSSIVAREYGIPAVLGTGAATRRITDGARVRVDGDAGTVTLVDEPDEPAAAAERRPRTALVAAGGGIAALGLGWWLRRRGRGSRDLPPEGA; encoded by the coding sequence TTGCAGACCAGCTTGGTCGTCATCCACCATCGCGCGATCCTCCCGTCCGCGATCCGCAGGACTCCGGCGAAGCTGAACTTCGCGGCCATGTCCCCGTCGACGAGGACGTGTTCGAACGTCTGCCTGTCGTCCGGGAAGATCGAGGTGTCCGCACGCACGACGTCCGGCGAGAGGAGATCGTCGAGGCGCCGCTCGTTCATCGCCGATCTGGCCGTCGTTACGGTCGCGGCGGGATCGCGATGGGCCCGGACGGGTGCACCGCCGTCCTCCTCGGGGCCGCCCGCCGGGCCGATAGCAGAATGCCGTGCATGCGGTTCATCCGTCGCTTCGACGAGCTTCTCCCGCGACGACGTCGACGTCGCGGGCGGCAAGGGTGCGAACCTCGGCGAGCTCACCCGCGCGGGGTTCCCCGTGCCGCCCGGGTTCGTGCTCACGACGGACGCCTACCGCGCCGTCGTCGAGGCGAGCGGGATCGGCCCGACGATCCTCGAGCTCGCCGCCGGCCCGGATCTCGCCGCGGCGTCGGCCGCGATCCGGGCCCTGTTCGGCACGGTCAAGTTCCCGGACGCGATGGCCCGCGAGCTGCGGGCCTCCCGCAAGGCCCTCGGCGAGGGTCCCGTCGCGGTCCGGTCCTCGGCCACCGCGGAGGATCTCGCGGGCGCGAGCTTCGCGGGCCAGCAGGACACCTACCTCGACGTCGGCAACGGCCGCGGCGAGCTGCTGGGTGCGGTCCGGAGATGCTGGGCCTCGCTCTGGACGGAGCGCGCCATGGCCTACCGCGCCCGGCAGGGGATCGGTCCGGCGGACATCGCGCTCGCCGTCGTCGTCCAGGAGATGGTCGAGGCGGACGCGGCCGGGGTCCTGTTCACGGCGAACCCCACCACCGGGCGTCGTGACGAGGCGGTGATCTCCGCGGCGTGGGGCCTCGGCGAGTCCGTGGCCAACGGCTCGGTGACGACGGACGACACGGTGGCGGACAAGAAGACCGGGCGGGTGCGCTCCCGCACCACGGCGGACAAGGCGGTCATGACCGTCCCGACCGGGCGTGGCACCGAGGAACGGCCGGTCCCGGCCGGCCTGCGCTCCGAACCCGTCCTCTCCGACGACCAGGTGGCCACGCTGACGGCCCTCGGCACCCGGATCGAGGACCACTTCGGCGGCCCGCAGGACATCGAGTGGGCCCGCTCCGGGACCGCGTTCCGGATCGTGCAGTCCCGCCCGGTCACCGCGCTGCCCGAGCCCGAGGCCGCGCCGCCGACGGACTGGCCGGTGCCGGACCCGAAGGCGATCTACGTGCGGGCGAGCATCGTCGAGCAGCTGCCGGACCCGCTCACACCGCTGTTCGAGGAGCTGATCGACGGCTCGGTCACCCGCTCGCTGCAGGCGCTGATGACCGAGCTGCTGGACGCCGGCGTCGTGCGCGACGGCGACGTGGGCCTCCCGACCGTCAACGGCTACGCCTACTACCGCTACTCCCGCGCCGGGATGGCCCGGATCATGCTGCGCAGCCCGGCGGCCCTGCCGGTCCTGGCCGGCTCGAACGGCGAGGCCCGCGCGCAGGTGCGGTGGCGGGAGCGGTCCCGCCCGGCCTACGCCGAGGTCGTCCGGCGCTGGACGGACCGGCCTCTCGACGAGCTGACGACGGACGAGCTGATGGCCGGTGTCGTCGAGCTGCTGGACGCGGGCACGGAGTACTACACGGCGGTCCAGACCATCATCCCGATCGCCGCGTCGAGCGAGGTGGTCTTCACCTGGTTCTACGAGCACCTGGTGCGGCGGCCCGGCGACCCGCCCGCCGCGACGTTCCTGCTGGGCTTCGACAGCGCGCCCATCCGCGCCGAGAAGTCCCTGTACGACCTCGCGGCCTGGGCGCGGACGACACCCGACCTGACGCGCGCGCTGCTGGCCGGGCAGAGCACCGAACCCTGGCCGGAGTGGGACGTCCGCCTCCGCGCCCACCTCGACGCCCACGGCCACACGCTCTACAACATGGACTTCGCCAACCCCGTCCCGGCCGACGACCCGACCCCGCTGCTGGACACGGTGCGGTTCTACCTGGGCGGCGGCGGGGCGGACCCGCACGAGCGGCAGCGCGCCTCCGCGGACCGTCGCGAGGCGGCCACGGCGCAGGTCCTGGCCAGGCTGGACCCGCTGCGCCGCAGGACCTTCACCAGGCTGCTGCGGTGGGCCCAGAACATCGCCCCGGTCCGTGAGGACGCCCTCGCGGACGTGGGCCTGGCGTGGCCGCAGCTGCGCCGGATGCTGCGCGAGCTGGGCCGCCGGCTGGTCGAGGAGAAGGTGATCGACGACCCGGACGACGTCTTCTGGCTGCGCCGCGACGAGGTGCTGCAGGGGCGACCGGGAGCCGTCGAGCAGCGCAAGGAGCTCTGGCGGGGACGGCGCCGCGCCACCCCTCCGCAGGTGCTGCCCCGGGGCTCGTACTGGGAGCGGTTCGACGCGGTGCTGCCGGCGTCGTCCGCGGAGCAGACCGGGAACGTCCTACGGGGTACCGGCGCGAGCGCAGGGCAGGCCGTGGCCACCGCGCGGGTGCTCGCCGGGCCGCAGGACCTCGGCCGGATGCGGCCCGGGGACGTGCTGGTCGCGAGCATCACGACGCCCGCCTGGACACCGCTCTTCGCGATGGCCGCCGCCGTCGTCACGGACATCGGCGGCCCGCTGAGCCACAGCTCGATCGTCGCCCGCGAGTACGGGATCCCCGCCGTGCTCGGCACCGGCGCCGCGACCCGCCGGATCACCGACGGCGCCCGGGTCCGGGTCGACGGCGACGCGGGCACCGTCACCCTGGTCGACGAGCCGGACGAGCCGGCCGCCGCCGCGGAGCGCCGGCCCCGGACCGCCCTCGTGGCGGCCGGCGGCGGGATCGCCGCCCTCGGCCTCGGCTGGTGGCTCCGCCGGCGCGGCCGGGGCTCGAGAGACCTTCCTCCGGAAGGCGCGTGA
- a CDS encoding superoxide dismutase family protein, translating to MSASRALGAAVVLASFSLVGCSSGADTAAPASSVAAAGSSSSDVRVTFAEQGPAITYNPALVPVGSGAHVVTSSQSGRSTVTLELTGLVPNRQYGAHAHAKACGPAPADSGPHVQHEKDPMTPSVDPAFANPRNEVWLDVTTDAQGNATSTSTVDWEFTGASRPNAVVVHAMPTSSEPGKAGTAGDRVGCVTLPAA from the coding sequence ATGTCCGCTTCACGCGCCCTCGGCGCCGCCGTGGTCCTCGCCTCGTTCTCGCTCGTCGGCTGTTCGTCCGGAGCGGACACCGCCGCCCCCGCCTCGTCCGTCGCCGCGGCGGGCTCCTCCTCGTCGGACGTGCGGGTCACGTTCGCGGAACAGGGTCCCGCGATCACCTACAACCCGGCGCTGGTCCCGGTGGGCTCGGGCGCCCACGTCGTGACGAGCTCGCAGAGCGGCCGCTCGACCGTCACCCTCGAGCTCACCGGCCTGGTCCCGAACCGGCAGTACGGCGCGCACGCCCACGCGAAGGCCTGCGGCCCCGCGCCCGCGGACTCCGGACCGCACGTCCAGCACGAGAAGGACCCGATGACCCCGAGCGTCGACCCGGCGTTCGCCAACCCGCGCAACGAGGTGTGGCTCGACGTCACCACGGACGCCCAGGGCAACGCCACGTCCACCTCCACCGTGGACTGGGAGTTCACCGGCGCGTCCCGGCCGAACGCCGTCGTCGTGCACGCGATGCCCACCAGCAGCGAGCCGGGCAAGGCGGGCACCGCGGGAGACCGGGTCGGCTGCGTGACGCTGCCCGCCGCGTAG